The following coding sequences lie in one Anomaloglossus baeobatrachus isolate aAnoBae1 chromosome 7, aAnoBae1.hap1, whole genome shotgun sequence genomic window:
- the HYLS1 gene encoding centriolar and ciliogenesis-associated protein HYLS1, translating into MSLSSSNAFLSIRSADAPGLHELSSDCSLQSAPLTISEEELRSELSLLGFTSVPQQRLLQFKEDLEYLMRSRATLEGSSGSFENGTDLEEENSSRSVGEWAPPCWEQLPAWTAAASSQECVLKPPAQRDGMDSYTKHTVRVGASAFRQPRPPALTRKVLRRGSDGQAQVCDESLLSAESQLESSVSCEESQAVKSFIRIPPYSLLEQYRQRSDPVGRYQEYKQSWDTLQTSLEKSRKELRWGVRERMMSAPPLPLPRALPMPNSYVIPTEKKRYGLRWAIRHALVNGKMPRGDYC; encoded by the coding sequence ATGTCCTTGTCGAGCAGCAACGCGTTTCTGTCCATCAGAAGTGCAGACGCCCCCGGTTTACATGAGCTTTCCTCTGACTGCTCTCTCCAGAGCGCTCCACTGACTATCTCGGAAGAGGAGCTGCGCTCTGAGCTTTCTCTTCTGGGTTTCACCTCAGTTCCTCAGCAGAGGCTTCTACAGTTCAAAGAAGACCTTGAGTATCTGATGCGCAGCCGAGCCACCCTGGAAGGTTCCTCAGGATCCTTTGAAAACGGCACAGATCTCGAGGAGGAGAATAGCAGCCGTTCTGTGGGTGAATGGGCCCCTCCTTGTTGGGAGCAGCTTCCTGCATGGACAGCAGCGGCGTCCAGTCAGGAGTGTGTTCTTAAGCCCCCGGCACAGAGGGATGGCATGGACTCCTACACGAAACACACGGTCAGAGTGGGGGCTTCAGCGTTCAGACAACCAAGGCCGCCAGCTCTGACTCGCAAGGTCCTGCGCAGAGGAAGTGACGGCCAGGCGCAGGTGTGTGACGAGTCCCTACTGTCTGCTGAGTCCCAACTGGAATCCAGCGTCTCGTGTGAAGAGTCACAGGCCGTGAAGTCCTTCATCCGTATCCCACCATATTCCCTGCTTGAACAGTACAGGCAGCGCTCAGATCCTGTAGGCCGCTACCAAGAATACAAACAAAGCTGGGACACCCTACAGACGTCTCTGGAAAAGAGTAGGAAGGAGCTACGCTGGGGGGTCCGAGAGAGGATGATGTCAGCACCACCTTTGCCTCTCCCACGAGCTCTGCCAATGCCCAACTCATATGTGATCCCCACAGAGAAGAAGCGGTACGGGTTACGATGGGCCATCCGACATGCCCTAGTGAATGGGAAAATGCCACGAGGAGACTACTGCTAG